In the Leptospira sp. WS4.C2 genome, one interval contains:
- a CDS encoding DUF5808 domain-containing protein, with product MSYNEDKNFWGIPYGTEITAEAFVKDIWDPSTEEILTPKQFFGLGWGINLHALGRRVGVIK from the coding sequence ATGTCATACAATGAAGATAAAAATTTTTGGGGAATCCCATACGGAACGGAAATCACTGCAGAGGCATTCGTAAAAGATATTTGGGATCCAAGTACGGAAGAAATCCTAACTCCAAAACAATTTTTTGGTCTGGGTTGGGGAATCAATCTACATGCCCTGGGACGAAGAGTTGGTGTGATCAAATAG
- the carA gene encoding glutamine-hydrolyzing carbamoyl-phosphate synthase small subunit, which produces MQAFLVLANGTVMKGRSFGANKNSIGEVVFNTSMAGYQEIITDPSYKGQLVTLTYPMIGNYGINPDDMESDRIQASGLIVKEYVKRPSNFQSKETLSEFLIRFGVPAIEGIDTRKLTRMIRNSGAMSAGIFISETYEDSFLEAVKNAPSMEGQDLAQVVTCEKPYVYGAHSPSKFKLAVYDFGIKRNILKLLDAAGFNVHVFPAKTKAEDLLKEGFDAYFLSNGPGDPAPLDYAIASAKTIMDAKKPLFGICLGHQIIGLALGKKTAKLKFGHRGGNHPVRNEETGKIEITSQNHGFHVLGESTNEMPITRINLFDNTVAGLKIKGLPVMAVQYHPEACPGPHDSAYHFQEFYTMVESSKS; this is translated from the coding sequence ATGCAGGCTTTTTTGGTTTTAGCAAACGGAACGGTCATGAAGGGCCGATCCTTCGGTGCAAATAAGAATTCGATCGGTGAGGTTGTTTTTAACACCTCTATGGCGGGTTATCAGGAAATCATTACTGATCCCTCTTACAAAGGCCAACTCGTAACTCTTACCTACCCCATGATCGGGAACTATGGAATTAATCCAGATGATATGGAATCCGATCGGATTCAGGCTTCAGGCCTAATTGTCAAAGAATACGTCAAACGACCTTCCAACTTCCAATCCAAGGAAACTCTGAGTGAGTTTCTAATTCGGTTTGGAGTGCCCGCGATTGAAGGGATTGATACACGCAAACTAACACGCATGATTCGTAATTCCGGTGCCATGTCAGCGGGAATTTTTATCAGCGAAACTTATGAAGATTCCTTTTTAGAAGCGGTCAAAAATGCTCCATCCATGGAAGGACAAGATCTGGCTCAAGTAGTCACTTGTGAAAAGCCATATGTATATGGTGCCCATTCCCCAAGTAAATTCAAACTTGCGGTGTATGACTTTGGGATCAAACGCAATATACTCAAACTTTTGGATGCAGCGGGATTCAATGTCCATGTTTTTCCTGCAAAAACAAAGGCAGAAGATTTATTAAAAGAGGGATTTGATGCCTACTTTCTTTCCAATGGGCCAGGGGATCCTGCTCCATTGGATTACGCAATCGCTTCCGCAAAAACCATTATGGATGCAAAAAAGCCACTCTTTGGGATTTGTTTAGGCCACCAAATCATTGGCCTGGCTCTCGGTAAAAAGACAGCCAAACTTAAATTTGGTCACCGTGGCGGGAACCATCCTGTTAGAAACGAAGAAACTGGCAAAATTGAAATCACATCCCAAAATCATGGTTTTCATGTTTTAGGTGAGTCAACAAACGAGATGCCAATCACAAGGATCAATCTTTTTGACAATACGGTGGCTGGCCTTAAAATCAAGGGACTACCTGTGATGGCAGTGCAATACCACCCAGAAGCATGCCCTGGTCCCCACGACTCGGCCTATCATTTCCAAGAATTTTATACTATGGTAGAATCCTCTAAATCGTAA
- a CDS encoding porin OmpL1 encodes MLKSLRIGMMGFLLLCLAGSLSAQTGPRSYFMIGLGAQFDLAQLGGTITKDGLDSRNPQLSAAGTPTGGLQKAIYAENTLISLKRTTGGAVGAKTNGAMVGGNINVGYEKEGVFGVPSLFWRINVNYTTKIAGGETSSTVMGYKWLDQEWHYTAWTVPTYLGIKLYNASNDTAVYVGAGVNYFQGWWGVSGTINAPALQGFTAGLNPSGGPLLGAGGGALLGDAPNPGVSKENVRFGASGIGLNWLVGAQTKVTDKGHLFFELETILSAGMGVGGVNSIGGASALAPWVAYPVVIGGQTYRVGYKMEI; translated from the coding sequence ATGCTGAAATCTCTACGTATTGGAATGATGGGGTTCTTACTTTTGTGCTTAGCTGGTAGCTTAAGCGCACAAACAGGTCCTCGTTCTTATTTTATGATCGGTCTTGGAGCTCAATTTGACCTTGCTCAACTTGGCGGAACTATCACAAAAGATGGTCTCGATTCAAGAAACCCTCAGCTTTCTGCTGCAGGAACACCTACTGGTGGTTTACAAAAAGCGATCTATGCTGAAAACACATTGATTAGCTTAAAGAGAACTACTGGTGGTGCTGTTGGTGCAAAAACGAACGGAGCTATGGTCGGTGGAAACATCAACGTAGGTTACGAAAAAGAAGGAGTCTTCGGAGTACCTAGCCTTTTTTGGAGAATCAACGTTAACTACACTACTAAAATTGCTGGTGGTGAGACTTCTTCTACTGTAATGGGTTACAAATGGTTAGACCAAGAGTGGCACTATACTGCTTGGACAGTTCCTACTTACCTCGGTATCAAATTGTATAACGCTTCAAATGACACAGCGGTATATGTAGGTGCTGGTGTGAACTACTTCCAAGGATGGTGGGGAGTTTCTGGAACAATCAATGCTCCAGCTCTTCAAGGATTTACAGCTGGATTGAATCCTAGCGGTGGTCCTTTATTAGGAGCAGGTGGTGGAGCCCTTTTGGGTGATGCACCAAATCCTGGTGTCAGCAAAGAAAACGTACGTTTTGGTGCTAGCGGAATCGGCTTAAACTGGTTAGTTGGTGCTCAAACAAAAGTGACTGACAAAGGTCACCTTTTCTTCGAACTCGAAACTATCCTTTCCGCAGGAATGGGAGTGGGTGGTGTGAATTCAATTGGTGGAGCTTCTGCTCTTGCTCCTTGGGTTGCTTACCCAGTAGTTATCGGTGGACAAACTTACCGTGTAGGTTACAAAATGGAGATCTAA
- a CDS encoding 4a-hydroxytetrahydrobiopterin dehydratase, whose product MREIPKNLADSEIQNILQTYEGWQLETKDGVSFFSFFKEFKNFKEAFGFITKLALVSERLDHHAEVWNEYAKVRLKLYTHETNSLTTRDKDWIAKLME is encoded by the coding sequence ATGAGAGAAATTCCAAAAAACCTTGCTGATTCAGAAATTCAAAATATCCTACAAACCTATGAAGGCTGGCAACTAGAGACGAAAGATGGAGTTTCTTTTTTTAGTTTTTTTAAGGAATTTAAAAACTTTAAAGAGGCTTTTGGATTTATCACAAAACTAGCATTAGTTTCTGAAAGATTGGACCACCATGCAGAAGTTTGGAATGAATATGCAAAAGTGCGACTAAAACTTTATACGCATGAAACAAATTCCTTAACTACAAGAGATAAAGATTGGATTGCCAAATTGATGGAATGA
- a CDS encoding DMT family transporter: MTGNEKKGYFFVFLTGVFFAFEVIGFKEIFRIYNTEPEIAALFGVGFAFLVVTPYFLFSKKRRIKIKTTIRRDGMILTLGTISNAIGIVLYYYALKQTDLGPAAILIKTTVLYNVLLGVFFLGERLKRMEVFGIAIAIMGIYLISTLEGQIKLLSAFCILLSAFLFAIQSYMIKKYIPEILGLEYAYLRLFLLSIFFFLYSLWTCSFRIPDLTIIVVLGLFSLLGYFLGRAFYFEAHNYLPISKLNATLLIEPIFLMFVGILFMKEPIDSQKLTGAGLILTGLYLIVFHKQKVKP; encoded by the coding sequence TTGACTGGTAACGAAAAAAAAGGATATTTTTTTGTTTTTTTGACAGGAGTGTTTTTTGCATTCGAAGTCATTGGATTTAAAGAAATTTTTCGAATATACAATACAGAGCCAGAAATTGCAGCCTTATTTGGGGTTGGCTTTGCTTTTTTAGTCGTCACCCCCTATTTTCTCTTCTCAAAAAAACGAAGGATCAAAATAAAAACAACCATTAGGCGAGATGGAATGATCCTTACCTTGGGGACAATTTCCAATGCTATTGGTATTGTTTTATATTACTATGCACTCAAACAAACAGATTTAGGTCCTGCAGCAATTCTTATCAAAACAACAGTATTGTATAATGTTTTACTCGGAGTTTTTTTTCTGGGAGAACGACTAAAAAGAATGGAAGTTTTTGGAATCGCTATTGCCATTATGGGTATTTACTTGATCTCCACATTGGAAGGCCAAATTAAACTTTTATCGGCCTTTTGTATTCTTCTCAGCGCCTTTCTCTTTGCGATTCAAAGTTATATGATCAAAAAATATATACCCGAAATTTTAGGACTTGAGTATGCCTATTTACGACTTTTTCTTCTAAGTATATTTTTCTTTCTCTACTCTTTGTGGACCTGCAGCTTTCGAATTCCAGACCTGACTATCATCGTAGTCCTTGGACTGTTTTCACTACTCGGATATTTTTTAGGACGAGCCTTTTACTTTGAAGCACACAATTATTTACCCATAAGCAAACTGAATGCAACACTTCTCATCGAACCCATATTTTTAATGTTTGTGGGAATTTTGTTTATGAAAGAACCGATCGACAGCCAAAAACTGACTGGTGCAGGACTCATTCTTACTGGACTTTATCTGATTGTATTTCATAAACAAAAGGTAAAACCATGA
- the ung gene encoding uracil-DNA glycosylase yields the protein MKDVQIEPGWKEVLQSEFEKPYFSALREWVREEYKSTVVYPPAKLIFNAFDSCPFDKVKVVILGQDPYHGPGQAHGLCFSVNDGVPFPPSLQNIFKEIADDLKKPIPKTGNLTYLANQGVLLLNATLTVQKDKAGSHQNKGWEEFTDAAIRILAEKKSNLVFLLWGSFAGKKESLIPPNKHLVLKSAHPSPLSAYRGFLGNKHFSKTNEYLISQGKEPVDW from the coding sequence TTGAAAGACGTACAAATTGAACCTGGATGGAAAGAAGTCCTACAATCAGAGTTTGAAAAACCCTATTTTTCCGCCTTACGGGAATGGGTAAGGGAAGAATACAAATCTACGGTCGTATATCCTCCTGCAAAATTAATCTTCAATGCATTTGACTCTTGTCCTTTTGACAAAGTAAAAGTAGTTATACTTGGTCAAGACCCTTACCACGGTCCGGGCCAAGCACACGGTCTATGTTTTTCTGTCAACGATGGTGTTCCTTTCCCACCTTCCCTACAAAACATATTTAAAGAAATTGCGGATGATCTCAAAAAACCCATCCCTAAAACGGGGAACTTAACTTACTTAGCAAACCAAGGTGTTCTTCTTCTTAATGCCACTCTCACTGTTCAAAAAGACAAAGCAGGGTCGCACCAAAACAAAGGTTGGGAGGAGTTTACAGATGCTGCTATCCGAATTTTGGCAGAAAAAAAATCCAACCTTGTATTTTTATTATGGGGATCCTTTGCTGGGAAAAAAGAATCCTTAATCCCACCAAACAAACACTTGGTCTTAAAGTCAGCTCATCCTTCCCCCCTATCTGCCTACAGGGGATTTTTGGGTAACAAACATTTTTCCAAAACCAACGAATACTTAATTTCACAAGGAAAAGAACCCGTTGACTGGTAA
- a CDS encoding DMT family transporter encodes MSRIFTPELFLVIAAILWGGTFVVIKLALDSVPPFLFLAVRFWLAGIVTLLLYRKTLFSKANRRWDYILPAFFVACSALLGYAFQTIGLVYTSATQSGFMTGAYVVFVPLLQIMIERKLPSLRTWVAVLIVVVGLFLISQNGKTYDEILQSTGFGLGDGLTLIGAFFFAIYIILIDIFSKKIPAQILVSFEILLIAIVSTTLFPVESVFLNQPISIQFDLKFWIGIIYTSIFATIVTTQIQTRYQKAVPPARAGLLYSMEPVFSFFLAYLILGERLEMVGAIGSALTLFGIVFSEMGKWNKREE; translated from the coding sequence ATGTCCAGGATCTTCACTCCGGAACTCTTTTTGGTGATTGCGGCCATTCTTTGGGGTGGAACCTTTGTGGTCATCAAACTTGCACTGGATTCGGTGCCTCCCTTTTTATTTTTAGCGGTTCGGTTTTGGCTCGCTGGTATCGTAACCTTACTCCTTTACCGAAAGACCTTATTTTCAAAAGCGAATCGAAGGTGGGACTACATTCTTCCAGCTTTCTTTGTTGCCTGTTCGGCACTTTTGGGTTATGCCTTCCAAACGATTGGCCTTGTTTATACCTCTGCGACACAATCTGGTTTTATGACCGGAGCCTATGTGGTTTTTGTTCCATTGTTACAAATCATGATCGAACGGAAGTTGCCATCACTTCGCACTTGGGTTGCTGTTCTCATTGTTGTAGTGGGTTTGTTTTTGATTTCACAAAACGGAAAAACGTATGATGAAATCCTTCAGTCTACAGGTTTTGGATTAGGTGATGGACTGACACTGATTGGTGCTTTTTTCTTTGCAATCTACATCATACTCATCGATATTTTTAGCAAAAAAATCCCGGCACAAATCCTCGTTTCCTTTGAGATCCTACTCATCGCGATAGTTTCTACTACTTTGTTCCCGGTAGAATCAGTTTTTTTGAACCAACCCATCTCCATCCAGTTCGATTTAAAATTTTGGATTGGAATTATTTATACTTCAATATTTGCAACGATAGTTACAACACAGATCCAAACTAGATACCAGAAAGCAGTCCCTCCTGCAAGGGCCGGATTACTCTATAGTATGGAACCGGTGTTTTCTTTCTTCCTCGCATATTTGATATTAGGTGAAAGATTGGAAATGGTGGGAGCCATCGGTTCCGCGCTTACCCTTTTCGGAATTGTTTTTTCAGAAATGGGTAAGTGGAATAAAAGAGAAGAATGA
- a CDS encoding AI-2E family transporter, which translates to MNLKEFSMSSLILRSAFFGLIALTILIGIVGVKFLAIPLLISGIHFYIFHGIVDYFESRGVHRAITTIIIFSVLIAVAYWFLAFYLPNLFEKAQPIVSEWSIKMEDPDFQLLDFNKLPVVSQNPELWKKIINPEEVAKMATTNLEDFLRSLVVMIPTFISWMIIIPIISFFLLLDAHLIYKTVISFIPNRFFEMFLMVFYRMNQQITSYLKSLVIQCGIMAIVASIGFYIVGVKFFILFGVFLGVANSIPYLGPLIGAIPPILFSILFPEMSPSIGSIASVVIVAQLVDNAIVQPVVIANAVSLHPLAIMIGIAVGGNFFGIFGMLLAIPVLSILKVTIGILYHALKEHQII; encoded by the coding sequence ATGAATCTAAAAGAGTTCAGTATGTCCTCGCTTATTTTACGAAGTGCTTTTTTTGGCCTCATTGCGCTTACCATTTTAATTGGAATTGTAGGCGTAAAATTTTTAGCCATTCCTCTACTGATTTCCGGAATCCATTTTTATATCTTTCATGGAATTGTGGATTATTTTGAATCAAGAGGAGTTCATAGGGCAATCACAACCATTATTATCTTCTCTGTTTTGATTGCAGTCGCCTATTGGTTTCTAGCTTTTTATCTACCCAATCTCTTTGAAAAAGCACAGCCTATTGTTTCAGAATGGTCTATTAAGATGGAAGATCCCGACTTTCAATTATTAGATTTTAATAAACTTCCCGTTGTTTCCCAAAACCCAGAGTTGTGGAAAAAAATCATTAACCCAGAAGAAGTTGCCAAAATGGCAACAACCAATTTGGAAGATTTTTTACGTAGTCTTGTTGTTATGATTCCAACTTTTATCAGTTGGATGATCATCATTCCCATCATTAGTTTCTTTTTGTTATTGGATGCACATTTGATTTACAAAACTGTAATCAGTTTTATCCCCAATCGTTTTTTTGAAATGTTTTTAATGGTGTTTTATCGAATGAACCAACAGATCACTAGTTACTTAAAAAGTCTGGTGATCCAATGTGGGATCATGGCAATTGTTGCATCCATTGGTTTTTATATTGTGGGAGTTAAGTTTTTTATCCTGTTTGGCGTATTTTTGGGAGTGGCCAATTCCATTCCTTACTTAGGTCCACTGATAGGCGCAATCCCACCGATTTTATTTTCTATTCTTTTCCCAGAAATGTCACCCTCCATCGGATCCATTGCTTCTGTTGTTATCGTGGCTCAATTGGTAGATAATGCCATAGTACAACCTGTAGTGATTGCAAACGCAGTTTCTCTCCATCCGCTAGCGATTATGATTGGAATTGCTGTAGGAGGAAATTTCTTTGGGATCTTTGGAATGTTACTCGCCATTCCCGTATTATCTATCCTCAAAGTTACCATTGGGATTTTATACCACGCACTGAAAGAACACCAAATCATTTAA
- a CDS encoding cyclic nucleotide-binding domain-containing protein, which yields MQLPLWKSILKRDENPITEISHFLRETAIFEGMSRRTLREVARLIHKRKYYAGETIFYQGQAGTGVYLILQGKVEIFSEREGVTLKLAELEKGAFFGELALFQDFPRSATAVALVDSILLGFFQPELKTLLETKPRVGNDLLLSFASIIADRLRKTNDTLEAAYFKSRKNKTK from the coding sequence ATGCAACTTCCCCTTTGGAAATCCATTCTCAAACGCGACGAAAACCCGATTACGGAGATTTCACATTTTTTACGCGAAACTGCTATCTTCGAAGGTATGTCTCGCCGGACTTTACGTGAAGTCGCAAGGCTGATTCACAAACGTAAATATTATGCTGGGGAAACCATCTTCTACCAAGGCCAAGCCGGAACCGGTGTTTATTTGATCTTACAAGGTAAGGTGGAAATTTTTTCAGAAAGAGAAGGAGTTACCTTAAAGCTCGCCGAACTTGAAAAAGGTGCTTTTTTTGGTGAACTGGCCCTCTTCCAAGATTTCCCAAGATCTGCCACTGCGGTTGCCCTTGTGGATTCCATTTTGCTTGGATTCTTTCAGCCAGAATTAAAAACCCTTTTGGAAACTAAACCAAGAGTGGGAAATGATCTACTACTTAGTTTTGCATCCATCATTGCCGATAGACTTCGCAAAACGAACGATACATTAGAAGCGGCTTACTTCAAAAGTAGAAAAAATAAAACCAAATGA
- the bioD gene encoding dethiobiotin synthase encodes MGQAFYVAGTGTDIGKTFFSSLFMAKYAESYGFRYWKPIQTGLSGMSDTELVQKTVDLSDSHFLKPVYEFLTPASPHYASKQEGKILDPKSLLSLVTKERKTNTLIEGAGGVFVPWTEDYLAIKGIQESNLPVVVVGSTELGTINHTLLTLDVLTARFIPVLGFYLVGPNSLLQTDNAETIQRLGGAPCLGMTNFPEQKLSPSAFISFANKHFDTDRNVIDTLLNPEDEI; translated from the coding sequence ATGGGCCAAGCTTTTTACGTTGCAGGAACCGGAACGGACATTGGGAAAACTTTTTTTTCGAGTCTATTTATGGCTAAGTACGCAGAAAGTTATGGCTTTCGTTATTGGAAACCGATTCAAACTGGTCTTTCTGGAATGAGTGATACAGAATTAGTTCAGAAAACAGTGGATTTGTCAGATTCGCACTTTTTAAAACCAGTTTACGAATTTTTAACTCCCGCAAGTCCACATTATGCCTCCAAACAGGAAGGGAAAATATTAGATCCCAAATCCCTGCTTAGTCTTGTTACCAAAGAAAGAAAAACAAATACATTGATCGAAGGGGCAGGTGGGGTTTTTGTTCCTTGGACAGAGGATTACCTGGCCATCAAAGGAATCCAAGAATCCAACTTACCTGTGGTTGTGGTTGGATCCACAGAACTTGGAACCATCAATCATACACTCCTCACATTAGATGTACTGACAGCACGTTTTATTCCCGTCCTTGGCTTTTATTTAGTTGGACCAAACAGCCTATTACAAACTGATAATGCGGAAACCATCCAAAGGTTAGGTGGTGCGCCTTGTTTGGGGATGACCAACTTTCCGGAACAAAAATTATCACCGAGTGCGTTTATATCCTTTGCTAATAAACATTTTGATACAGATCGAAATGTCATCGATACTCTGCTCAATCCCGAAGATGAAATTTAA
- the bioA gene encoding adenosylmethionine--8-amino-7-oxononanoate transaminase, protein MKFNPIQTKTWVPLTIQDEGETLLNIVKAEAEFVTDSEGNTWIDAISSWWTMIFGHRHPKLVAALKTQIAELDHIMLAGHIHPAAESLSKSLLELTNFDFHKVFYSDNGSNAVEIALKLAIQYYQNHPDLIPRSEFLVFSNSYHGDSIGAMNVSGKNYFNRIFSDLRFPTQEFPAPNCMNCPWGKAANTCFTECLDDLELEIKQKDYVGIVIEPLVFGANGMLFYDKKVLVKLRELATKTHTLLIFDEVFTGMGRLGEMFAYQKAEIKPDLLVIAKGLTGGMLPLGATLVSEFIYKQFLSKDPYRAFFHAHTMTGNPLACSVGYASVKLLQEMGLDQVKKLEEGLQKRVEPFQKTLGKRIENVRVMGGIFAFEYKETIAEDEYLNPIGKQIREKMKEFRVLLRPLGRTIYITPPYTISEKSLDQIFLALEQTLLSFPESD, encoded by the coding sequence ATGAAATTTAATCCGATCCAAACAAAAACATGGGTTCCTCTAACCATCCAAGATGAAGGGGAGACTTTACTGAATATTGTTAAAGCGGAGGCTGAGTTTGTTACTGACTCAGAAGGAAATACTTGGATTGATGCAATCAGTAGTTGGTGGACTATGATTTTTGGCCATCGTCATCCTAAGTTAGTTGCTGCCTTAAAAACTCAAATTGCAGAACTGGATCATATTATGCTTGCAGGTCATATCCATCCAGCAGCAGAATCTTTATCTAAATCTTTATTGGAACTGACAAACTTCGATTTTCATAAAGTTTTTTATTCGGATAACGGATCGAATGCGGTTGAAATTGCTTTGAAACTTGCGATCCAATACTACCAAAACCATCCAGACCTCATACCTAGGTCAGAATTTCTTGTTTTTTCCAATTCCTATCATGGGGATAGCATTGGTGCTATGAACGTTTCTGGAAAAAATTACTTCAATCGAATCTTTTCTGATCTCAGATTTCCTACCCAAGAATTTCCCGCTCCTAATTGTATGAATTGTCCTTGGGGAAAGGCAGCAAATACTTGTTTTACGGAATGTTTGGATGACTTAGAATTAGAAATCAAACAAAAAGATTATGTGGGAATTGTGATTGAACCTTTGGTTTTTGGTGCCAATGGAATGTTATTTTATGATAAAAAGGTCTTAGTAAAACTAAGAGAGTTGGCAACAAAAACTCATACCCTTCTTATTTTCGATGAAGTCTTTACAGGAATGGGAAGGCTTGGTGAGATGTTTGCTTACCAAAAGGCGGAAATAAAACCGGATCTTCTTGTGATAGCTAAAGGCCTTACCGGAGGAATGTTACCTCTTGGTGCCACACTTGTCTCGGAATTCATTTACAAACAATTTTTATCCAAAGATCCGTATCGTGCTTTTTTTCATGCTCATACCATGACGGGAAATCCACTTGCATGTAGCGTCGGTTATGCGTCTGTGAAACTTTTACAAGAGATGGGACTTGACCAAGTCAAAAAACTGGAAGAAGGTTTACAAAAGCGAGTAGAACCCTTCCAAAAAACCTTGGGAAAACGAATTGAAAATGTGCGAGTCATGGGAGGAATCTTTGCCTTCGAATATAAGGAAACGATTGCTGAAGACGAATATTTAAACCCGATCGGAAAACAGATTCGTGAAAAAATGAAAGAATTCCGCGTTCTCCTTCGACCCCTTGGTCGAACCATCTATATCACTCCTCCCTATACCATTTCAGAGAAGTCTCTAGACCAAATTTTTTTGGCATTGGAACAAACTCTTCTTAGTTTTCCTGAATCAGATTGA
- the bioB gene encoding biotin synthase BioB, with product MIAEVQEKTLSSAPSLITEAEALEILEGKTHLLSVVARAAEERNRYYTNRVRIHILDNIKNGYCPEDCGYCAQRKGGDSGIQEYSLKSPEEIWEDAKRAKDNGAYRFCMVTSGRGPTDKAVDKLAETISKINGELGMKVCLSAGILDAKKARVLKDAGLDRYNHNLNTSESKYNEICSTHTFKDRLTTLEAAKEADIGLCSGIIVGMGEELKDLVQVAFELKRLGVISIPVNFFIPIKGHAIQKSSLTPEFCIRVLSVFRLVNPDSEIRIGAGREGHLGSLQSMALFVANSLFAEGYLNVKGSEMVQTMNLIRDCSMVPEFTEGVPEGWDEYESQFLYDEKNFPELYKHKK from the coding sequence ATGATTGCAGAAGTCCAAGAAAAAACATTATCTTCAGCTCCATCCTTAATTACGGAAGCGGAAGCCCTGGAAATCCTAGAAGGAAAAACTCACTTGCTGTCGGTTGTCGCTCGGGCAGCGGAAGAACGAAATCGTTATTATACCAATCGTGTTCGCATTCATATATTAGATAATATCAAAAATGGTTACTGCCCTGAAGATTGTGGCTACTGTGCCCAAAGAAAGGGAGGGGATTCAGGAATCCAAGAGTATTCTTTGAAGTCACCCGAAGAGATTTGGGAAGATGCGAAACGTGCGAAAGACAACGGTGCCTACCGATTTTGTATGGTCACCTCGGGTCGAGGTCCCACTGACAAAGCTGTGGATAAACTGGCAGAGACCATCTCCAAAATCAATGGGGAATTGGGGATGAAGGTTTGTTTGTCTGCAGGAATTTTGGACGCAAAAAAAGCAAGAGTGCTGAAAGATGCGGGTCTTGACAGGTACAATCATAACCTCAATACATCTGAATCCAAATACAATGAAATCTGTTCTACACATACTTTTAAAGACCGACTAACAACCTTAGAGGCGGCAAAAGAAGCTGATATTGGACTTTGTTCTGGAATCATTGTGGGAATGGGCGAAGAACTGAAAGATCTCGTGCAAGTCGCATTTGAACTCAAACGACTTGGTGTGATTTCGATTCCTGTTAATTTTTTTATTCCGATCAAAGGCCATGCCATTCAGAAGTCATCACTCACTCCAGAATTTTGTATTCGAGTGTTGTCGGTTTTCCGTTTGGTGAATCCAGATTCAGAAATTCGTATCGGTGCAGGACGAGAAGGTCACTTGGGTTCTTTACAATCCATGGCACTTTTTGTAGCCAATTCATTGTTTGCTGAAGGATACTTAAACGTAAAAGGAAGCGAAATGGTTCAAACAATGAACTTGATTCGGGATTGTTCTATGGTCCCAGAATTTACAGAAGGTGTTCCAGAAGGATGGGATGAGTACGAATCACAATTCCTTTACGACGAGAAAAATTTTCCAGAACTCTATAAACATAAAAAGTAG